A single genomic interval of Cucumis sativus cultivar 9930 chromosome 5, Cucumber_9930_V3, whole genome shotgun sequence harbors:
- the LOC101212890 gene encoding uncharacterized protein LOC101212890, whose product MATLTSSSYCSSSTSQLLHRPNSLFSKFPSSTFSPFTLSNRSTLLLAAAKKKDSDSVPAVAKESKTSKSNTVGDEEEFVEVEEELPWYQEKALDLVEFSGSVTQAIPGPRVGQSSLPWILAVPLAYLGVTFVIAFVKTVRKFNSPKEKRRRQVTKNAFLCISVDELLEKGRDEVKPEALAEIVQKTGFSVDQILRKYIRYALNEKPFNPELVANLIQLRKASALEDTQVAQILNEVSRRIERDKGPVVMNMSGYTEKGFKRKLAVQALFGKIFYLSELPEFCSKDSSLSVKEIFGVTDEDAEKLRLHTLSEVGDMDSLQKMADISDSEALKDDPSDERND is encoded by the exons ATGGCTACCCTCACTTCCTCTTCGTATTGCTCTTCCTCCACTTCCCAATTGCTTCACCGCCCCAAttctctattttctaaatttcctTCTTCTACTTTCTCTCCATTCACCCTCTCGAACCGCTCAACGCTTCTCTTAGCAGCCGCGAAGAAGAAGGACTCCGATTCAGTTCCTGCAGTCGCAAAGGAATCTAAAACTTCCAAGAGCAATACAGTTGGAGACGAGGAAGAATTCGTGGAAGTGGAAGAGGAGTTGCCTTGGTATCAGGAGAAGGCCTTGGACCTTGTGGAGTTCTCTGGCTCCGTTACTCAAGCAATTCCTGGCCCTAGGGTTGGCCAGAGCTCCTTGCCTTGGATTCTTGCTGTTCCTCTTGCTTATTTAGGAGTTACTTTTGTTATCGCCTTCGTTAAGACTGTTCGGAAATTCAATTCTCCTAAAGAAAAACGCCGGAGACAG GTCACAAAAAATGCATTTCTCTGCATATCAGTAGATGAGTTACTTGAGAAAGGAAGGGATGAAGTAAAACCTGAGGCTCTTGCTGAAATCGTGCAGAAG ACAGGTTTCAGTGTGGATCAAATTCTGCGGAAGTACATCCGTTATGCACTGAATGAAAAACCATTCAACCCTGAATTGGTTGCCAACCTGATTCAGCTAAGAAAAGCTTCTGCATTGGAGGATACTCAGGTTGCTCAAATTCTGAACGAGGTATCAAGGAGGATTGAGAGAGATAAAg gtCCAGTTGTTATGAATATGTCAGGTTATACCGAGAAGGGTTTCAAGAGAAAACTAGCTGTACAGGCCCTTTTTGGCAAAATCTTCTATCTGTCTGAG CTGCCGGAATTCTGTTCGAAAGATAGCTCTTTGAGTGTGAAAGAAATATTTGGTGTTACAGA TGAAGATGCTGAAAAACTAAGATTACACACACTCTCTGAAGTTGGGGACATGGATTCTCTTCAAAAGATGGCTGACATTTCAGATTCAGAAGCTTTAAAAGATGACCCATCTGATGAAAGAAATGATTAA